The sequence ATCAGGAGTTTGGCTTTGTCAGGGGAAAAGGCTCGTCCTGCACATCTCCATCCCTGAGgctgctctgccttctctctggtgctctgtcatttcctgaaCCCAGGAACTTGCTGATTGTAATTATGGTCTCTGTGAGTAAGGAGAAGTAGGGGTCAGGCATTTGAACTTAACTCTAGTCTGTCCTCATGCCTCAGTTTACCTCCTTAACCAGGAACTGCTTTGGAAGAAATATCTGATACTCCAAAGTGAtcactttctgaataattttcAAACATATTCTTTATTAATAACAAAAGATCATTTAGTGCTACAGGCAAGTCAGTGTCATGTTTAGGACAATCACCAGGACACTGTGGGAGCCTCTGTGCTCTTAGTACTGTTTTGAGTGTCTGCTGCATGCTTTACAGTCAGTCctgagtatttttgtttttgttttatatctgtactattttctttttcttatttaaatttttatacaatatattttgatcctgTCATTCTGTTCCCCCAATACCTCCTGCTTTCTCCACACCTTCCTATGCATCTAACTCTATATTTGCTCTTTTGTGCTCTCTcccacaaaaataacaaaacaaaatcccgaataaaagtaaatgaaaggaatcaaaataaaatttttaaaaaagcccacAAAACAAAATTGTGGAGTTCATTTTATGTTAGATAACCATTCCTGGGCATGGGACCTGTCCTGGAGTATGGCTGAGTGTCACTCAGAAGTATTAATACAGAAGTTAAAGACTCAAATATATACAGTAAGGGAAGAGAGAACCAGGAGGAGTGTAAATCTCTGCATCGATTCTAGTCTGTTCTTAAATATAGGAAATCAGTAAAAGCATCGCATATCTTTCAAAGAGGCTTGACCAAATAACTTATTGTCAAAACTATGCAATCTACCCAAATGTATTTTGGGTTCtgtttgagaaaaatcaaaagcaaatcaTCATTCATTTGGGAGCCAGGATCTTTTCTAGGTCTCTGCAACAGAGACTAGCAACAATAGGAAGTTCAAGGCAATAACAACTCCtccaaaagaaacacaaattgttttcaaatcagtattttgtttattgataaaATTCATATGAATGTATTAATCATGAACACTGGGAGGAAAATATTAAATCCATCTTCATTAGTTTCCATAAATTTAGGTTCTTTCAAATGAGGCAAGtactttttccattctttcttattatttacaTGGATTGTATTGTTGGTGATATACAATTAAATATTGTTCTATTGTCTTTTAAACCAAACTATTAAGCAGAGCTGTAgagggaagtttctccagtcccacctggtcctCCAGTCCTGTGTTTCTCTAGTtctgcctggccctgtggtcttgtcattctttctaaaataatcactcagaggcttaatattaattacaaactggatggcctatggctaagaattcttttatttatttatttatttatttatttatttatttttggtttttcgagacagggtttctctgtgtagctttgcgcctttcctggaactcgctttgtagaccaggctggccggcctggaactcacagaggtctgcctgtctctgcctcctgagtgcttgctagctagctctatcatcttaaattaaccaatatctattaatctatgtatttccaCATGGCCATGgggttaccagtctgctggcatgttccTCCTTGGCTGTGGCTTgcgtctctcctgcctctgcctttcttctttctgtctctctcttggatttcctgcctggctataacctgacttgccataggccagagcagcttctttagtaaccaatcatagcaatacttattcacagcatacaaaaagacatcccacagtacatAGCTTTTCGAATGAATTATGAGCATACCTGAACTATCATAATGTAAGACTGACATCGCCcattctttcatattttcaatGAGAAAAATCTGAGATGGACCTGTATAGCTGCCTATAAATAACAAGCCAAAGGATCGGTCACTAGATATTTGGTTTTGAAAATAATGTTGCAATGTGTGAAGGTTTTTGCTGTGAGTCTGATACAAACAGCTTGAGAGTAAAGACAGGAGGAACCCCAAGGATCAGCCTGTGCAGACAGTCAACCTcaagtcagccagagctacaggaaATGACTCCATCTCACTTAAACTAGTACTgatacaaataaaacaattatatCTGCAAGATGGAATTGAGACCTGAAATCCCTAAGTCAAGTGTGACTGTGAAAGTAATCAGGGCACAATTTCTAACTTGTTGTTAGTTTGTTTCTTCCCAAAGTatgtttttttgtatttgtatttatttatctattgaaggctcaaatatctttatttgcagatgatgatagttatacataaatgacccaaAACATCCTGCCAGAAAACATAAGTGACCCCCCAAAACTCCTACAGGTGATAAACTCTTTCAGCAAAGTGCCTGGATACAAACTTAACTCACAAAATCAGTAATCCCTCTAAATACAAATGACTAACAGactgaaaaataaattagagaaaaaaaaacaccattcaaaatagcctcaaataccataaaatgtcttttttaaaaaaattaatcacataatattttattgattccttgagaatttcatgtcaTGTgccccaatcctgctcacctcccagtccttccatagCTGTCCCTCTCCCCCCGCAGCATCTCCCCAGAAGGAAaccccccaaattaattaaaaacaaaaactctttcttccatccttcccaCCTCTTCATTCGTCATAGTGACACTGGGAGCTTCAGTGTGTCACGCAGTGTACACTTTTGTCCAATCAACCCCACACAAAAGTGTTCATTCCAGTGAGTCATTGGTCCGTCAAGACCTCTGGCCTccggcacaccatcatcactggaccctcactgaaactcttctaccatatcctgctgttgccccatgtctggagatcctgtggctattgTTCTACAGTAGCAGTCCCTTCAAGTTCTCCAGCATgtcatagatgaggtagatgttagggtgggccaactcaaggcCCAGGTTGTGGGTCCTGGGTGGTAGATGAGCAGTCATTCTGGGCCACTGGGACTGGTCCCTCAGGTGaggagcagagccagctctccctaGTGCAGTGGTGGGGGGCAGCTCTCCGATAAAAgtaggaccagctctcctgctgctgtgTTCAGCAAAGGGCAAGGTCAGCTATCCCATGGTCACTGCAACAGTGTGGCCTTCAGACACCAATtaggccccaggtggtggcccagactccTGGCATCAGTGTGGCCTTCAAttgtaacaggagccatggacatcaacatagaccttAGCTtctgtagggccacagacccagacatggccctcagttgTCACTGTGGCACTTTGTGGCAGCACAAGCCATGCAGATCTGTGTGGCACAAACTGCAACAtgaccctcagacaccaacatggcctcaagtGGCAGCTGAGACCCAGGCATGCTTGTGGCCTTGGGTGGCAACAGGggtcatggatgtcaacacagacctcaACTACTGTAAGACCAcggacctagacatggcccttagcagcagcctgggcctggatatTACTCTGGCTCTGGGTGGCAAGCAGCCCACCCACACCAGCCTCTTCCTAAACGCCTTTgtttcttcagttctgcctcttccTACAGCACATGAAcagttctgcttctctttctttcccatttctccagcatatatttgctcatcataatggctTCTACCTGCACAATACCAGGTAGACCTGTGGATGTCTTCAGCCATCCAGGACTGTGAGGACCCAGGCTTGCTGTGGAAGTCCTCTgtactctgtgaagatgtgttgctcacattgttaataaaaagctgattggctgatgtctaggcaggatttccagggcagagagaatactggggagaagaagggcagactCAGAGGAGGCGCCATGAGACCCAGAGCAAGCAGGACGAGAAATACATAGATGAAGTATATGAGCCTtgaggcagcacatagatgaatagaaatggaatgatttaagttataagagctaggttaaaaaaaaacaagcccgagccattggccaagcatttataattaatattaagtctctgtttGGTTATTTGGGgattggctggtgggacagagctgaTTGGTAGTTGAGatggaaaactccacctacaaatgTTGCCCAATGTTTAAGGCCACATATATCCAcacaaaaccttaaaaaaaaaaacaaaaaactttttaaaaaaagcttccaaataaacaaaaatggagccaaacacaATTTTCTAGTCCTACAGTCTTTTGTGCAGGCTCAGGGAGGAatctcccagccactgcctgtaTCCTTGAGCTGTCAGCATGAGCCCTGCCAAAACGCTGTGAGCTAAGCCACATGGCAGGTTTAAGGTTTTGTTCATGCAAACAAAAAATATAGATATGCAATGAAGAcagatacagaaaaaagaaacctttaaacaggttacagtgtgtttaaaaatatacatgggcttggtaaagaaaagagaaaggatatatacagtcataaaaaaagaatagtttaaaaataatcaagtcATTACTACAGGtgtaaagtaatattaaaaaaataataaaccatttAGAGATAGAAAATATACAGGGAGACCAGAACCTGTGTGTTAttatgttgtctttaaattttctgattgctGATGAATAAAGCCATAGCTGataagagacattggattgtgaaAGTTTCTAGATTAaactaacctatatatttttaaaatgtcttgacttcaaaatggaagtcaaaagatgtgttgctttgggcaagaggttatgcttttgctCCCcccaggaaatgaaaagctatggatttgttctggGTTAAAGAAGTTCAAGTTTGATCCAGGAAGAACCCCTGAAAATcatggctacagacataaagaaataaatctagaaaaactacaagacacatgatgtatattttacctgctcaaacataaaacaaaatactatCTTTGACTGACTTGTGTATAACACACAGTCTATttttgtattaatgcagatatgtatgttacctttaaaagtttatgtattttcagagcaagggaacAAGACATCCTTGAAAACAAATGGTCCAGGTGGTCCAGGATCTCAGAatacctctgttgcagtttcctcagagatctgcatccagaacagtatcaaggctgctgactgagatggtccagcctcacagactactccagccaagacttaaccattatcttgattttctcaaggttcccccaaagattccattgcccccagacagcagaaaGCAGTTTAGATAAaataatgcccacattcccaaaagatgagttatagatgtttgtcatcaaTTGGGGcagttggttacaaattgttattggtcatggtaaaaaaaaaaaaaaaaaaaaaaaaaaaaggaaactaaacaaaagagTTGGATtcaagaatctctttctgaaggaaaaggggagggtATAATATacaaatgatgggataaaagggtagataactgaatctactttaatccaaaaagcaaCTACGAGTCTTAAATAccttggtatggatttttgtatattgattcaaatttaaggttattttttgttagaatatgttgtacatacatttctactcttgtttaaggtgttgttgtacctatacaactcattaaacaatgtaatgcaaatttctagtccttgaaagttattattataaactatttaggataagaaagaaatataggtTGGTAGTTAGTCACAAATTACAATCAAACTTTTAGTTAtggtaggtatgttttcaaggccaaagagagatatattttagattgacaggtagtcttcaaacaccgCAGAAATCTACAGCCTtggaatttaagatgttttaataatataaggctttttatgacaatgtgacatgtctactcctggcagtaccaatctacatcagagaagatgatgggcattgaagaaactctatatggagtttgctttctttgagacagaagtTAGTGactggacaagaaactgctcctgcctcaactgctgacagtatgctgtccaaatttgTCAAGTAGGGCCCAAAAGAAAGGATTGCCAAACTTTGTCAAGAAAAGGTAgaccagtccttcaaaattcctgcttcacagaaaaatctgtcagataatctaggtctgtaggccaaagataaatgccccaacattacagaggaactttgggtaactggtcaggcagccagctgtttctgtcatttcttggttttggaagttgttgctgtgcacttcctgtttactcaggtaatatcatatccttctcaggtctctgacagagttgaagactggatagttatagttatagtcttccttgttaccaaattcagagaagaactcacaaaagaggaataaagtgtataaggttgggAGACAAAAgaatagttttgggttggtaacacATGTTAGGTTATAAAGTGAATTaagtacaacactttggactcaccaagatagaaaagaaaatggaaaattttctctgaatttgcccaatacaaatggactggatttTGTGagtgtaattcttacctgatattTATTCTTAGTGtagataattttattatgttaaagttaaaaaccttcctttttaattaaacaaaaaaaaaatcaggaaatgctgtggagtaatccttttgtatactgtgaagatgagttgctctcattgttagtaaaaagctgattggctgatggctaggcaggattttcagtgcACAGAGcatgctggggagaagaagggcagattcAGAGAAAGTGCCatgagatgcagagcaagcaggatgagAAATACATAGATGACataaatgagccttggggcagcacatagattaatagaaatgggttgatttgagttataagagctaactaaaaacaagcctgagatattggttgaacatttataattaatattaactcTGTGTGGTTCTTTGGGGAGTGACCAGAGGGATAGAGCTGATTTGTAGTCTAGTTGGGAAACACTGCCTACACAGGCTGGCCTATGGGTGTCTTTCACCCACCTGGGCCATGTGGCACAAAGCAGGCCTGTGGATGCCTTCAGTCAGCCAGGACTGTaggaccaggctgacctgtagATCTGTTTTTTCAAACCTAAATgtaatgcatttattttcattataatcaTTAACAGATTAATTGTATCATTCAGTGGGAGTCACTGTGATATTTACACATTGTCTCTATCATGTATTAATGGTGTGCTTCTATAACTCTTTCTACTGCCAGAAGTGGTGATCATGAATGATCCTTTATAGACACAGGAAGGCaagatggagaaagagacagTTGGGGCTTTGGACTTTCCTCAGTTTCATTATTAGCTAAGGACAATCAACATTTGTTGAGTATGAATCCACCCTTATGTGCTGAGATACTCTTAGTAGATATGGTACTATGTGCAGCGAAACAAAACTATCAAGTTTTCGGTTTTGTATGcttgtggggcatacatgggctgcaaagagggtgctgagagaaattcagataaatagagcttaagctttaagctgtttgcatagagagtggatacaaatggtaccagaggaagttagtttaagctgtttgtgcagagaatagatacaaaggatggctgagaggaagttagcctgggttgtttgtatggagattaaagCCAGTGAAAagggaagttagctcaagttatttatgctaagataagatactaaaaacaggagatggcatcaggacataaacaacttgtaaatagggtgccctttaaaatgattggttggttccttcaccccctcctagggttctgaggttttctggtgtAGAATAGACTTACTGCCTATCAGtaaatgagttcttgcttgacttgactccccagTACATCTGATTGTCTCagggtaagagggaggctggggaatgggCGAGCTGTGTGCACTTACCCTTcctcggttccaggccacctcttcacaggtgacctaagttcccagtgGGGCAGGTACTCCCATATGCTGAGATGATCAATGGACATTTATCAATGTCTGATCTCTCTTACTGAGTATGACAATATTTAGTTGTCAGATGTCCATCTCTCTGAATAAGTATGAAGGGGCTGATAACTGCATATCCAAGAGTTAGAAACTCTGGAACATACAGTATTTTGGAATAATTTTCtaagaagaaagtaaaaattaaagaaataaaacaatctgcccaatagaaggaaagaaaacagaacatcAGAAGGAGGACACTCTGGGCAGCTCTCAGCTCAGGGGGAGTTCTGTAGAGAAGCTTGGCCTTCTGAAGGTAGAGGACATGCTGGTGGTGCTTGTGGAGAAGAGATACCATGTAGCCACTGGCCCCTCCCATGGCTCCCTGAAACACTGCATCTCTCAGGACCATGAGGATGAGAAAAATCCATCTTGTTATCCAGCTTTCTGGCAGAAAATAGCAATAGTTGCCACTTTTTCTAACCTGTGTTACGTTCACACTGTTGATACTTTTGATGTAATATGGTAAATTCATGCTGATCAAGAAATTGAGTATCCAAAAGAAGAGCAGCGAGGAAACAATGTGCTGTGGAGTCTTTAGGGTGAGCCTCTGCCACCTGGAGTGTCTGGGGCTGATGGTGATGGCCTGGACCACAGTGAGGAGACTGCTGGTGCAGATGCAGAGGCCCCGGGATGCTCTTGCCAGGTAAACAACAACTTTACAACTGGTGTCATCTAAGAAGTTTCCAAAATTAAAGGCTTCTATAGTCTTCGGCATCCCTTTCGAAAGAAGCATTATGATGTTTGTGAGTGCCAAGTGGGCAAGAATGAGGTGTATAGGCTTCTTCTCTGTGTTTTGGAACATGTGCATGTAACTGACAAAAACTAAGATGTTCCCCATGGTACCAAGCCCAGTGAGACAGAAGAAGACTGTGCCCTTCACAGGGTCCAAAACCATCCTTATATCTGAGGCAGAAATACTTGACCCAGCAAGCACCTttttgaagaaatcaataaatcatgataagtatcagaaaaaaaaatgtcttaaagcCACTCAGTTTTCTGGAGGATAAAATAATGATATATATTATTGTTCAGATATTGACCCAGAACTTCCTTAAAGACTTGTTTTCAGAAAAATCTTTCCAAGCTATATATTTAACTTATACTATAAAATCATCTACTTGTTCAAAATTGATATATCTCACCTATGTTCTCTCTCAGCATGGCTGAAGTAACACCAGTGGCCCCTACCAGAATTTTTCCAAGCATTTTATATTTTGCTCTGTCACATTCCTGTAATCCAATTCTGTAAATAATGCTAACCTGTCTGCCTGTGCCACATGCCATCTACAAACATCTGTGAAGTCCTCTCTCTGGTTTTAACGTATTGAACACCTCTCAAATTTAACCACATTTTGATTTCTACAGCACCTCTTATTTGCCCAGTATTCCCTTACATCTTTCAATTGATGAGTGTAGCATTTCCTATGTTCCTTCCATCTTATTGTATATTAGATGCTTAGACCCCAGTATTTCCAgatacatattaaaaacaaacactgatTCTATGATTGTATAATGAGCCACTCAAACTaagatttaaaattatctttccCAGGCTCAGTTTTCTACTGGAATTATCATACTGAGAGTGGATGTGGTCAACCCCCAAAGCCCTGGGCCCTGGTGTCAATAGAAAGGCTTTTCTCCACTCTGAAAACTGAGCTGCAAAGCTACATATGTATGCCTATTTACTAACCTTTGTTGCATAATTTCTGTAAAGTTTAGGACCACTATGGGGCAATGTGGAGACAGACTGAAAGCAACTATCCCCAGTTTTAGCCcaaattgtaaataaaaatttccatttgcatgtacatgtgcacatataaatttcattttctcttaatgCCAGTAAGCTAGATCCAATTTTCTCTTAATGCCATGTAGCTAGATCCAATGATAGCAATTTTATTACTTAGAAATATTTACTGGTCTTCTGTAGTTCCACAACATTGAGTCAAAGTGTATCCCTACTAGATAAGATCTACTGGTTACAGTAGAATCAGCAAAGGCATCAAGGAATCAATTTGCTTTTTTTTACTATCCACGTTCATAAACTGTACCAAACCATAGGTTCTAGTGTGGCATTTTCACGCATATATAACTTGTATTCTCCTCAAAACCACCTTTAGTGCCCTACCTCATCCTTTTCCTTGGCACCTTAGCCAGGtaataaaggaagagaaacacacagaaaggaaatagAGAATAAATACAGATGTTTTTATTTGCAGATATCAACCTCTACTTAAAAGATCACAAAGACTATACCAGAATATTCTTGAAGACGTGATAAATTATTTCAGAAAGCCAAAGAATATATAATCGGTATACAGAAATCAACATTTTTTAGTACCagctaagaaagaaaacaataactttcacaatatttacattaaataaaacaaaaaccacccagttaaaaaaaacaaatgtgtaaCAGAACATGGCAAGCTGTTATCTTTGCTTTTCCTCTGAATCTTTACCCTAAGTCTATCCCCAAATTTTTCAttcatccttccttctccctggttATTCTAAATtcttaagtgtggtttatataaaACGTCTTTTCTCTTCATCTCCAATGAATTGAGTTGCAGAAGATTAGTATGTTgtctaaaaggaaaatgcaagtgTCACTTGAGTGTTAATTCTGAAATTTGCCAGAACAACCAGTTCCACAATTTTGGCCAACTTTAAGCAAGCTTTTTACTAAAACTTTAAGTACTGACCAAGATGActaattcaaaaaaatcagtagccctccaatatacaaatgaaaaagaggccgagaaagcaatcagagaaatgtcaccctttacaatagccacaaataatataaaataccttggggtaactctaactaagcaagtgaaagacctgtatgataagaactttaagtctctggagaaagaaattgaagatatcagaaaatggaaagatttcccatgctcatggataggtagaatcaacatagtaaaaatggcaatcttaccaaaaacaatatacagattcaatgcaatccccatgaaaatccaaacacaattcttcacagacttggaaagaacaatacttaactttatatggaaaaacaaaaaacccaggatagctaaaagaatcctgtataataaagcaacctctggaagcatcatgatCCGTGACCTCaagatctactatagagctatagtaataaaaacagcctggtaatggcataaaaactgacatgtggaccaatggaatcaatttgaagaccctgacattaatccacacatctatgaacatatgatttttgacaaagaagccaaaactgtaccatggaaaaaagaaagtatcttcaacaaatggtgctgccataactgaatgtcaacatgtaaaagattacaaatagatccatatctgtcaccatgcacaaaacttaagtccaagtggataaaagacctcaacataaattcagttactctgaacctgataaaagagaaagtaggaagtagtcttgaacgcattggcaccagagatcacttcctaaatataacaccagtagcacagacactgagagcgacaattaataaatgggacctcttgaaactaagaaggtttgtagggcaaaagacatggtcaataagacaaaaaagacagcctacagaatggaaaagaccttcaccaaccccacatctgatggaggactgatctccaaagtacataaagaactcaagaaactagacatcaaaatatcgaacaattcaattaaaaaaaatgggctaaagagctaaacagggaattctcaaaagaagaatctcaaatggctgaaaggcatttaaggaattgctcaacatccttagtcatcagggaaatgcaaatcaaaacaactctgagataccatcttacatctatcagaatggctaagatcaaaaacactgaggacagcttatgttggagaggatgtggagcaaggggaacactcctccactgttggtgggaatgcaaacttgtacagtcactctggaaatcagtatggtggtttctcagaaaattaggaataagtcttcctcaagacccagttatatcactcttggacatatacccaaggaatgctcaatcttaccacaaggacacatgctcaactatgttcatatcagcattattcgtaatagcaagaacctggaaacaacctagatgcctctcaactgaagaatggataaagaaaatatggcacatatacacaatggagtactactcagcaataaaaaatgttatcatgaaatttacaagcaaatggatggaactagaaaatatcatcttgagtgaggtaacccagactcagaaggacaaacatagtatgtactcactcataagtggatactaaatgtgagggaagagatggctagactgcaacccacaactccagagaggccagctaacaggaaaagaccctaggagggacacatggatgaccctgtgaaggagaagtggatgagatctacatgagtggactgggtgtgtgtgtggggggggtggcagaGAGCGAGGAGTAGGggaagagaacatagggaaatgggagggtcaagctgaaacagggacagagtgggagggcaaggaggaagatatcatgatagatgaggaggacatcatgggaataggaagaggcagagtgctggggaggctctcaagaatccacaaggttgaccccaccttggtctgctggcagtggttcagagggtgcctggaccagtctattctggtgaccagcctagcaaataacctagctgtcatcatagagcctttgtccagtgactaatggagacagatacagagctccacggccaggcaccaggcttagctccgggaatccaattgatgagagagaaaagagataatgcaggcgagggacgtcgagatcatgatgggaggacatgcagaaatgactggccacactagtggaagcccatgaactgtggactggtggctgtggagcccccatgggactggactaggccctctggatacggaagactgttgtttggctcaaactgtttggggggcacccagggagggggattgggatctgtccctggtgcataggCAGGCttagggaatctggtgcctgtggtgtgacaccatgcacagtcttggtgcagtgggaagcagcttggacctgcctaggcttggtgaactgggctctgctgactccccatgggagacctcgatttgggggatgtgaggatgtagggtggcttgggaaagagggctgaggggtgggaggaggggggaatctgtggatagtatgtggagtgagtagaaaatttcttaataaagaaaaatgaaaaaataaaataaaattttaagtactgACCAAGATGGAATTTGATCATGACCACCACCTGGAAACTTTCCAGCTATGTGGCCTGGAGACTCTTGTTGATGGGATTTATATGGGCAAA is a genomic window of Peromyscus maniculatus bairdii isolate BWxNUB_F1_BW_parent chromosome 5, HU_Pman_BW_mat_3.1, whole genome shotgun sequence containing:
- the LOC143273180 gene encoding putative vomeronasal receptor-like protein 4, which produces MVLDPVKGTVFFCLTGLGTMGNILVFVSYMHMFQNTEKKPIHLILAHLALTNIIMLLSKGMPKTIEAFNFGNFLDDTSCKVVVYLARASRGLCICTSSLLTVVQAITISPRHSRWQRLTLKTPQHIVSSLLFFWILNFLISMNLPYYIKSINSVNVTQVRKSGNYCYFLPESWITRWIFLILMVLRDAVFQGAMGGASGYMVSLLHKHHQHVLYLQKAKLLYRTPPELRAAQSVLLLMFCFLSFYWADCFISLIFTFFLENYSKILYVPEFLTLGYAVISPFILIQRDGHLTTKYCHTQ